In Hippopotamus amphibius kiboko isolate mHipAmp2 chromosome 6, mHipAmp2.hap2, whole genome shotgun sequence, the genomic window TACATTATGCGGATCTCCAGATATAATCTTTTACTTCTACTTTTGATAAGTTTTAGCTGCTCTGAAATGGTTTTCAGTTAGATCAGTGATTTTCAAGTGTAGTTCTTAATATCTTGCTTTAATTGAATTCCTGCTGTAAAGGTTAGGATAATATTATGACCCTTAGAAACAAATATCGATTCTAGAGTAAGCAAAATTTGTCAACAATTAAGCTGGATGTCAGTGGGAAAAAAGGTATGATTTTGCCGGTTTTAAAGAATTTGTAttaaattcacagaaaaattacaaTGTAGGATTTTTCTAAATAGTAACAATTTAGGTCATAGTGAAAGTTTAACTAGTCACTTTGGTTTTGaggtccccctccccaccaaaaaaaggaCAGAACTTGAATGAAGACAAATCTGAGATTTGACAATCATTTCCTTAAGTTGACTTGTTCTCTCTTTACAAActattcacctttttaaaaaaacaaaacaaactataaTTCCATTACCAATCAATAACTTCTCGCTTAATTGCAATAATCTCAGAATACAAAATATCTGAATAAAGtattaaatagaaattttaagaatcatgcataaataaaatatacaagtaTTCACATAATTTCAATGGCACAATAGTGTTACTGCTTACACTCTATTCCCAGTTTTTAGCATCATTTTTAGCAAGTGTCCCCTTTACTAAGGGATTGCTATCTCCTTTTACTAGGACACTACCTTGAGAGTTACTTCATTCATGAATGAACATCCCTAAAGTAAAAGACCACCCCCCCAGATCTACCAAGAGAGTCAAAGAAAATTCTTCTCATCTAAAATTTCCATAAGACATTTCCCTTTTCCTAAAGAATCCTAAATAATCTTTTTTGTTAACCTGCTCTTTTATATATAACTGCACTTGTAATAGATGTTACTGTTTCTgagactataaaaataaaaagatgagaaaaggagCATAATATTTGTTGCAGTCTGTGAATTCGAGTTTGCTTTCTCAACGCAACAGGAACATTTGCATTTACTTATAAATGAATACTAATGACATATGCAGATCTGGCAGTGCTCCATAGATATCACACACAGAAAGCCACAGCAGTGCACAGATAGTTCTCTTTCTCCAAAGTATTCAGACAAAGACTAAGGAGATTAAAGTCAACATCAATTCTCTGAAGTTGAGTCATAGCTAAATGACACGGTGTGTTAAGAATAATGGTGGGATTTATGGTGAAAGCAAAGTTGGGTAGTGAACATCTTGTATGATTTTTGAGTCAACAACTCATGATTGACCACCTACTTTGGGCAAATGCTGCTTCCTTAAGTAAGTCACTGTTTTGCAGTTCTTTTTACATTACACAGTGTAGGAGTAAGCACCCAGCTTCCACTGAAAACCCtcctttgttatttaaaataacactCAGCTCAGTTTTGCATATTGTGTGTACTCCTGTGCACAGTAAATACTTTCTGAATGAGTGAAAATTCAGTGAGTAGGAAggttattcattcaaaaacatcTGTGTGTGCCTGCAAAATGGTACAGTGATGCAAGCATAGTCAACATACTGTGGACAGCACGTTctcacaaagaaatcaaagggagtAACTTCCAACATTAAAATTTAAGCATGAGGGCTGGCTTAACCTAGAAACCATGATCCCAGTACTTCTGCAAAACTCTAAAGAGTTTGCTCATAATTTCCCATATAATCTACTTTAGACAtctatttgaaaatattactttatattaTTGATGatgtttctgtatattttattaatccagcaaagaatatttttaaatagcccAGAGTAATCTGGAAGGGGCCAGAGCAGTTTTCTTGTTCACTGTTAAATCTCCATGCACTGGAGGCAGTTAAATTTAAGCAAGTTTCCTTCCCATCATTATGTTTCTTATACTGTCATCCTGTGTCTCCATCAATTCAATAATGAATGATATCATATCCCTAAAGAAGGCTACCCTGCCGCTCATTCAGTCACTTTAAGCAAGGTCCATTTGTAAACAGAGAGAGGAAGGTAAGCAGTATggctttcatttctccttttaagAGCTTCGCTAAGAGGAACCACTaaggcaacttaaaaaaaaatctgctacaACATAATTGATaccaataaaaacattaaaaatagttttgatatCCAATTTTGTATGTAACCCCTTTTATTATCTTCAACTTTTTCTTGGAATGGAAGCTGAATATACTTGAAATAAATTGCACTGTGGAAACTTTTGTCTAAAGCCTTGAAATATGTCAAAACTGCTGAGCAAAAAAGCTTTCAGAAGCACCAGCTTTAAATTACTTCTAGCAAATCAGTTTAGAAAGGAGCGCCGTTAGAGAAAGAACGCCCACCCACTCTCGCGCCCACCCCAATCCCACCCTGCATGCTATTTATCCAAGTTTACATAAATCAGAGAAGAGTTACAGTGCAATTAAATGTAGCCACGAAGTAATATGATataaagcactttgcaaatattaaacCTCCCCTTAAGGGATCAATGTTTTCCATGAAGAAGCTGGTATGGGGTGGcgggggagcggggtgggggagagaaaagcggaagggagggagagggaaagagagagtccGACCCACCGGGTGAGTGCTGGGGAGACCGGGATCCGAGCCGCTGCTCCCTTGGGTGGGCGCCCTGAAGCACTCAAAAAGGTAAGTCAGAGAGCGGAGCCCACCAAGGTGAGGTGATTCCGGAGTTGCGACAGAGGTTTGCTCGCTGTGCACCTGGAACCGCTGGGGAGAGGCATCCACAGCGGGCTGGGCGCTCCTTCCCGGCTTCCCTGAGCCAGGGCGGTCGCCCAAgtcccagaagcagaagtccCTGCGCTCCGGTCAGCAGCCACAGCGACCTCGCGCACCTCTCAGCAACAACGGTATGACCACCCACTCCACGGCATCTATCtcctgagtgagtgagtgagtgagtgagtgtgtgagtgtgtgtgtgtgtgtccgcgtgccgggggtgggagggaaaggcTGCGTGAACCGCGTGAACCCGGGCTGCCCCGGGGCGGGGACTGGTACTTCGAGGGGTGGGGGCCGGCGGGGCGGAGAACGCACCCCACCCGCGAGGTCACGCAGCCTTTGCCAGCCCTCTCCTCGGGCCTCGCTGCCCCCACTCGCCCAAAGCCGGCTCGCGCTCCAAGCCACAGCCCCACAACCGCCCCGGGAAGTGGCCGAGTGCGGGCCCCCAAACTCTGCTGCGCGCAGTGAACGCGTGTTTGCACCCTCCCGCAGAGACAGCCCGGAGCGCAGCGCCCAGCTCGGGGCGAGAGAGAGAGCCTGACAGGCTGACTGACCCCGATGACTCTCAATTTACCCCGAGGACCGTCCCCGACGTTTCCCACCTCGCACTAGTTTAACCTCGAGCCCCAGAGAACGTCTCAAAAGTCTCCCCCACGCAGCGCCCAAGAGAACCGCGCCCCACAGAGCGCTCTGCCGGCATCACACGGCTGTCCCTCTCGGCGACCTCCCCTCTTGTCATTTCCCCCCAAAGCCGCGAAGCTTCGGCCCCCTGTGCTAGAGCCCCTCCCCGGTGCGAGGCGGGCAGCGCGCCCTGCTCACCAACgtccccggcggcggcggcggcgcgggcgggaGCCCGGGGCGCGGGGGCCCGCGGCGGGTGGCGccggcccacagggcgtctcctGCAGTCCCGGCCGCAGTGGGTCCAGTAGTTTCGGACGCCCGGGCTTCGGCTCTGCGGAGAGCGCGTCGGCTTGAATGGGAGCGGGCGAGCCGGGCTGTGCTTGCGCGCGTGAGAGTCAGAGGCGGGCGGGCCCTacgcgcgggcggcggcggcggcggccaggTCCGGGGCGGGGAGCCGGGAAGGGGAGGAGGCGGGCGAGAAGTAGTGGAGTTTAGGGCGCGTTTCCTGCACTTCCCCGGGAGGCTGGAGCCAGGTACGGCAGGGCGCGCTCCCGCGGCGCGGGCACGACAGGGCCGGCCGCGGGAGCCGGAGTCCGCGCAGTGCCGGGGCCCGCAGCAGCTCTGCGGGAGGAGGTGAGCATCCTCCTCGCCCCACGCGGGCACCGGCGCGGCCCCGGACTCTGAGCGCCGCGTGGAGAGCCTCCTGTCCTCGGCGACAGGTCCTTGGGCAGTCAGCTTCCTCCCGATCTGCCTAAAAGAGCAAGTCAGTGCGGCTGGGATCTTCCCTTCCGGGGTCTTGGAGCCGCCGGGGCCAAGCTGTGTGGGCGCCCGGCTCCCCGCTGCTGGTGCTGTCACGGCCGCCGCCCGGCCCCCGGCGGCTGCCTCCCGGAGACGTGCCCAgctgtgtgcgcgtgtgtgtgtctaAGCGAATCTCTTCCTCTCCATCACTCGGGCGCGAGGGAGGGATCGGGTCCCCGGCGACCAGCTGCAGAGCGGCTGCCAGTCCAcaccctccctgtctctccccacccaccccgcccctACTCCTCCTcgtcctctccctcctcccctgctcctcctccagctgccgCTCCGGAGCTCCCAAAGGCAGGGGAGAAACCGCAGCGAAAAGGGCGGTGAAGGGTGGGGAAGGAAGCGCAGGTGTCTCCAGTCGAGAGCGGGGAGCACACACGGGAGCTGCTTGCTGcaaggggagggcagggccttaggcagagaaaggggaagagaggatTTACCCGGAGGCCGAGGTCCTGCGGCTAAGCCACCGCGCGTCCCACCCAGGCACAGGAGTCGAGGGCCAAGAGCGCGGTGGGGAGGCTGGGTGGACGCTCGGGGCTCCCTGGCCGACTGAAGTCGCAGCTTAGGGAACCCGCGGAAGTGACACGGGTAGCAGAACCCGGGGACATAGAAGTCGTAGGGACCCAATCTCTGAGAAGCTGAGACCGGTCTCTCCAGGATTAGAAGGGCCTAGACCTGGAGCTTGGGGCACACAGGTGTCCAGGGAGCTCAAGTGTGGCCCTAGCATGCCCAACGGAAGAGCTGGAGGCTGTGAGGGGTCGGGCGGCTGCAGCGGCGGCGGTTCTCAGGCTGCTGTGTGCCTCGGGAGTCACAGGGGGCGATCACCGCCTAGCTGGGAAGTGGAGATCAGGGCTCTGCCTTTTTCCCGGTTCTAAATTCCAAACCCGAGAGGGCACACTAGCCTTCCCAGTTCAGTCAACGTCCCTCCTACCACTTGCTCCCAGCAAAGAAGTGGGGCAGCGGACTCTGCGTGCTATTTACTGCGCTCTCTGCCTGATTGAAAAGATGCCACCTAATCTGAGACTGATGTGTTGATTCTTCTTTCCTAACTCCAGCCCTCTCCCTCATCCTCTTGCCCCACCCAACCAAAATTTCCCATAAAACTAATATCCTTCTCACTGATAAAGTTTTCCCGTCTGGAGTTTCcttaagaaactttttttttctctctctctcgagGTATTTGGTCTCTTACTAGTACAAATGCAGTACACCGAAAAGTCCTTTAAACCAGGAATCACAGCGTTATTGCTTACGAGGGCTGGTCTGTTTTCAAATGAGTCATAGAATGCAGAGGCGAGTCAACCTGGGGTCCTGGAGAGAACTGGTCCATTTCATTAGAGGTGTTGGAATGATCAGCGGCAACAACCACTAGAAAGAATTGTGGTGCCTCCTCcagtatccattcttttttattatggtaatttCACTTTGTTAATTTAGgcaatctgaaaatgaaagatTGTATGCAATTCACAAGGCACAATATTTCTAGATTATCGTGCAActgtcacccccacccctttccccacacCCACTCTCACCATCACTTCCAAAGGTGGTGAGCTCAGATCTCAAAGTGCATTTTTTCAATTTCAGGATACAGCCTGAAGGACAAAGCTGTTGAGTTCTagaaagagataacaaatgtAAGTAAACTTATTTACCAACTACTCAGACAAAATCATAAGCTCAGCAGCAACAACAGAATGTATATTGTTTAATATATGGAGCAGGAGGAAAGATGGCTGTTTGCCAGATCTGTGATCCATTAACCTCTTTAGCTCATTGTTGGCAACAATAGCATACAATCACATTCTTATGTTTGAAAGACAAGGGATTGTTTTTTCCCCATCTCGAAATCACAATGCCACCGTATAGTCTAAAAGAAACCTCAAACAATAAAAgtaataagaaaggaagaaacacaatttgcttttttctggACAAATGTtgctgttctgtttttcttgagGAGAAAAATGCTGATAAGCAATGAAGTCTGCAAAAGCATGACAATAAGTTTTGAAGAATGCATCGCTCCATCTATCGGTCTTTTCAATTAGTCAACTCTATTTAAGATgtttatttatattatctttttattctttctttagtgCCAGGAGGATTACTGAAGAGGAGGATGGGGTAAGGTAAATCTGGTTCCTCATAATTCTGTCTTGCTTCAGGTTTATGTCTGGCAGGAGAGGAACCCTAACTTCGCCTCAGAGAATCCTCAGCTCTGTAGCTGATGGACTAAGAGTGACAGTGATTTTGCCTACCTTATGCAAGATCACACCTGGGGCTGGGAGCAGGTACAACCCCAGAAACTGTGAAGTAAAGTTCTGGAAAGGGTTTCTACCTAGTCTCTGGTTGGAGGATTAGATCAGGGTATATACACTTTCTCTGTGTGCTGTTATTCAGCTCCTCAAATAATGTGGCTTTGTTGCTAGGTACAGTgcagaggtgggtgggtgggggtctaACATTTTTAGTAGAAACATTTTAGTATTgtgcaaaattaaacaaataaaactaaatactGGATGATGAGGCACTgccaaaaaatctttttaaaatgcaatttggAAAATGGTCACAGATTTCATGGGTTTGGTTTAGTCACCAAAGCCAAATAAAGTGCacagtaatgaaaacatttgGTTAATTAGTATTCATTTggtaaagaatatatttttttctgagcatCATCACACTCTCTTGTCTCATAAAGATGCAACCTTTAAATATTGTTCAGCTTATGGTTTCAAATAGAGGCGGTCCTCTCAGTGAAGTATAGAAATGCTTGTCATTATTAGAGGGTATTTGACTTGTTTGCCAACTAtatcttttgcttttcaaatgaGCCAATCACTGACACTTAGATTCAGttggttaacatttattgaaaggaACTCTTTTTGTGCCAACCACTGGAAACCAAAAGATTAATAAAAGAAGCCTCTGCTCTTATAGGCTGAGTTCAGTAATCACTAGAGTAATCAGGTACAGGTCTGGTTCAACAGGAGTCCTTCCCTTTTGCAGAAATGAGCACACGAGCCCACATCTCCATGCTCCATCACTATATTTGAGTGTCCCCATATGAAAGTTCTGGTTTTCTATTGTGCTAGGAAATGTTTAGCAGTCAGAAGCTTAAAAGTGTAAGGCTACACCTGATTATAAGGAAACTAATTCTTATGGAAGAGGTGGGTCCACAGATCTGATATCATAAACAATGAGGATGATCTAGAGGATTAACCCCTCTCTAGGTCCAGACCAGTGCTGGCTGGTAGAAGCATCATGCAAGGCACAAATGTGAGCCACACGTACAATGTAAAATATTCTATAGCtcacttaaaaagtaaaacaaaacaggtaaaatttaataatatattttgtttaacatATATCTAAGATATTATAGCTTTGACATATGATCAATATATAATTATTAGTGAAATagtttccattattatttttcacaCTGTGATGGGCAGAATGGCTCCCATACCCTAATTCTTGGAACCTGTAAATATGTTACATTACATGACAAGATGGACTTTGCAGATGTACAGTAATTAAATTTACAGACCTGAAAATGGGAAGAGTATCCTGGATTTTCTTGAGTGGGCCCAACCTAATCACATGAGTTCTTAAAAGCAGAACATTTGCTCGGGGGATG contains:
- the LOC130854871 gene encoding protein SPT2 homolog is translated as MSPGSATRVTSAGSLSCDFSRPGSPERPPSLPTALLALDSCAWQAAPVCAPRSRLETPALPSPPFTALFAAVSPLPLGAPERQLEEEQGRRERTRRSRGGVGGERQGGCGLAAALQLVAGDPIPPSRPSDGEEEIRLDTHTRTQLGTSPGGSRRGPGGGRDSTSSGEPGAHTAWQIGRKLTAQGPVAEDRRLSTRRSESGAAPVPAWGEEDAHLLPQSCCGPRHCADSGSRGRPCRARAAGARPAVPGSSLPGKCRKRALNSTTSRPPPPLPGSPPRTWPPPPPPARRARPPLTLTRASTARLARSHSSRRALRRAEARASETTGPTAAGTAGDALWAGATRRGPPRPGLPPAPPPPPGTLVSRARCPPRTGEGL